The Solibacillus sp. FSL R7-0682 genome includes a window with the following:
- a CDS encoding response regulator transcription factor, translating into MAKILIVDDEENMRQLIEMFLSKAGFETVTACNGTDAYHVLTQQQIDLVLLDIMMPGENGFIVCETVQAITKVPVIFLTALDANEDKVRGLTIGGDDYIVKPFAADELIARIQAVLRRTGMTTVQAAVNYLQCGVIKMDEVSRKVYIGGEVVALTLKEFELLHLFMQNPNNVYSREQLLERIWDLNYAGGTRTVDTHIKTLRIKLSKKSKEASEYIQTVWGIGYRFEKIS; encoded by the coding sequence TTGGCAAAAATCTTAATAGTGGATGATGAAGAGAATATGCGTCAATTAATCGAAATGTTCCTTTCGAAAGCAGGCTTTGAAACAGTGACAGCCTGTAATGGAACTGACGCATATCATGTCTTAACACAGCAACAAATAGATCTAGTACTACTAGATATAATGATGCCAGGAGAAAATGGTTTTATTGTTTGTGAAACGGTTCAAGCAATTACAAAGGTACCGGTCATTTTCCTTACAGCACTTGATGCCAATGAAGATAAGGTAAGGGGCTTGACGATTGGTGGAGATGATTATATTGTAAAGCCCTTTGCAGCAGATGAATTAATTGCTCGTATTCAAGCGGTGTTACGAAGAACAGGTATGACAACTGTACAAGCAGCAGTTAACTACTTACAATGTGGCGTTATTAAAATGGATGAAGTGTCCCGTAAAGTATATATTGGAGGGGAAGTAGTGGCACTCACATTAAAGGAGTTCGAGCTACTGCATTTATTTATGCAAAATCCAAATAACGTTTATTCTCGTGAACAGTTGTTAGAGCGAATATGGGATTTGAATTATGCAGGTGGTACACGTACAGTTGATACACATATAAAAACACTTCGTATAAAATTAAGTAAAAAGTCAAAGGAAGCGAGCGAATACATTCAAACTGTATGGGGAATTGGCTATCGCTTTGAAAAAATATCATGA
- a CDS encoding sensor histidine kinase has protein sequence MKKLSSKIWLLIVLFLSATVLFMYIFTNFLYEQLYVEDTKSTMVEVGDKLQSIYKGGKVSDELIAQIEDYAAYSNFEIFAVRNPRELSACVPFDIDYDTLIGPDERRQLIAGREVIKIGYEPRFERQIISVILPFTDQNRLEGIIYLYYPLAKISELAKEEVILLITGAAMFLMVAAFFVYCGMRKILRPLSNLQQAVHQMASGDYGTRVEVTSKDEIGNLSAAFNQMANSIQKEDEAQKSFLATVSHELRTPISYVKGYSEAIQQGVIEKEKQGEAIQLIVRESARMERLTNELMQLARKEQAFNPSEMEPLILAETIRDVLTLLEQQARVKNIQFVQTLEEELIIMGFEEKMKQVFINTIENAIRYSNDGGSIYIESNEISKSASITIRDEGIGIPNEDLPYVTERFYRVNKARSRSDGGSGLGLSIVDQIIKQHNGSLTIQSELNIGTSVNITLPLMEE, from the coding sequence ATGAAAAAGCTGTCATCAAAAATTTGGTTGCTTATCGTGTTATTTTTAAGTGCTACAGTTTTATTTATGTACATATTCACGAATTTTTTATATGAACAGTTGTATGTTGAAGATACTAAATCAACGATGGTAGAAGTTGGTGATAAACTGCAATCAATCTATAAAGGTGGAAAGGTTTCAGATGAATTAATTGCTCAAATTGAGGATTATGCAGCTTATTCAAACTTTGAAATTTTTGCCGTACGTAACCCACGGGAATTAAGTGCATGTGTACCATTTGATATTGATTATGATACATTAATTGGTCCTGACGAACGTAGGCAGCTTATTGCTGGCCGAGAGGTAATAAAAATTGGCTATGAACCACGATTCGAACGACAAATTATTTCAGTTATTTTACCATTTACAGATCAAAATCGCTTGGAAGGCATTATTTATCTTTACTATCCATTAGCGAAAATTTCAGAGCTCGCAAAAGAAGAAGTAATTTTGCTCATTACAGGAGCGGCTATGTTTTTAATGGTTGCTGCATTTTTCGTTTATTGCGGCATGCGAAAAATATTACGGCCTCTTTCGAATTTACAGCAGGCAGTTCATCAAATGGCGAGTGGAGATTATGGGACAAGGGTAGAGGTTACCTCAAAAGATGAAATTGGGAACTTATCTGCAGCTTTTAATCAAATGGCAAACTCAATTCAAAAAGAAGATGAGGCACAAAAGTCATTTTTAGCGACTGTTTCTCATGAATTACGTACACCAATAAGCTATGTAAAGGGATATAGTGAAGCAATTCAGCAAGGCGTAATTGAAAAAGAAAAGCAAGGGGAAGCGATTCAATTAATCGTTCGAGAGTCAGCCCGAATGGAACGATTGACAAACGAACTAATGCAGCTAGCGCGTAAAGAACAAGCTTTTAATCCTTCCGAAATGGAACCACTTATTTTAGCTGAGACGATTCGAGATGTATTAACTTTGTTGGAGCAACAAGCACGAGTAAAAAATATACAGTTTGTTCAAACGCTAGAAGAAGAATTAATTATTATGGGCTTTGAAGAAAAAATGAAACAAGTGTTTATTAATACTATTGAAAATGCTATTCGTTATTCAAATGATGGTGGTTCCATTTATATTGAATCGAATGAAATTAGCAAAAGTGCTTCAATTACCATCAGAGATGAAGGAATAGGTATACCGAATGAGGATTTACCTTACGTAACAGAACGTTTTTATCGTGTGAATAAAGCACGCAGTCGTTCGGATGGTGGTAGCGGGCTAGGATTATCAATTGTTGATCAAATTATTAAGCAGCATAACGGCAGCTTAACAATACAAAGTGAATTAAATATCGGAACGAGCGTGAACATTACGCTCCCATTAATGGAGGAATAA